The following coding sequences lie in one Bacteroidota bacterium genomic window:
- a CDS encoding DUF2795 domain-containing protein, with amino-acid sequence MYWTLELASKLEDAPWPATKEELLEWAIRTGVPKEVIENLEEIEDEGEVYEGIEDIWPDYPTKEDFFFHEDEY; translated from the coding sequence ATGTACTGGACACTGGAATTAGCTTCAAAACTTGAAGATGCTCCCTGGCCTGCAACCAAGGAGGAGCTGCTGGAGTGGGCCATCCGAACCGGCGTGCCCAAGGAAGTCATCGAGAATCTTGAAGAAATTGAAGATGAGGGTGAAGTATATGAAGGCATAGAAGACATCTGGCCGGATTATCCCACCAAAGAGGACTTTTTCTTCCACGAAGACGAATACTAA
- a CDS encoding ABC transporter ATP-binding protein yields MPDEVIRLRGISRHYKVGSEVVKALRSIDLDIKRNEYVALMGPSGSGKSTLMNLIGCLDTPTSGCYWLNGKDVSGLDDNELAEIRNKEIGFIFQTFNLLPRSTALENVMLPLVYAGVSKAERIARAEKVLADVQLSDRTHHKPNELSGGQRQRVAIARALVNQPSILLADEPTGNLDSKTSIEIMALLEEIHRKGNTIILVTHEEDIAKHAHRIVRLRDGNIESDEINPDIIRVSRTVTA; encoded by the coding sequence ATGCCAGACGAAGTAATCAGGCTCAGAGGAATTTCGCGTCACTACAAAGTTGGGTCGGAAGTTGTGAAAGCACTGCGTTCGATCGACCTCGACATCAAACGCAATGAATATGTAGCGCTAATGGGGCCGTCAGGTTCGGGCAAGTCCACCCTCATGAACCTTATTGGTTGCCTCGACACCCCAACCTCGGGCTGTTACTGGCTGAATGGCAAAGATGTAAGCGGCCTCGACGATAACGAGCTGGCGGAGATAAGGAACAAGGAAATTGGATTTATCTTTCAGACTTTCAACCTGTTGCCAAGGTCAACTGCCCTGGAAAACGTCATGCTTCCGCTGGTTTATGCGGGTGTGAGCAAAGCCGAGCGCATTGCACGGGCCGAAAAAGTGCTTGCCGACGTGCAGCTGAGCGACCGCACCCACCACAAGCCAAACGAATTATCCGGAGGACAAAGGCAACGCGTGGCTATTGCACGGGCATTGGTCAACCAACCCTCCATCCTGCTGGCCGACGAACCGACCGGTAACCTGGACAGCAAAACCTCGATCGAAATCATGGCCTTACTTGAAGAAATCCACCGCAAAGGCAACACCATCATCCTGGTCACCCACGAAGAAGACATCGCCAAACATGCCCACCGTATTGTGCGCCTGCGCGATGGCAACATCGAATCGGATGAAATTAACCCCGACATCATCAGGGTAAGCAGAACCGTTACCGCCTGA
- a CDS encoding RsmD family RNA methyltransferase: MRIIRGKFQRRIIRVPAGLPVRPTTDLAKESLFNILDNLIGLEGLRALDLFSGTGSIAYELVSRGCASVTAVDENPRCVRFITDTARQFNMQELSAIRADVFRWLTQPLRPFHLIFADPPYDMDPERFLLLPQIILSANLLANGGLLVIEHPSSVAFNDVPGFFDHRHYSKVNFSFFRK, encoded by the coding sequence ATGCGCATTATAAGGGGTAAATTTCAACGACGCATCATCAGGGTACCCGCAGGCTTGCCCGTGCGCCCGACCACCGACCTTGCCAAAGAAAGCTTGTTCAACATCCTGGACAATCTGATTGGATTGGAAGGCCTGCGCGCCCTCGACCTTTTCTCCGGCACCGGGAGCATCGCCTACGAACTCGTTTCGAGGGGATGCGCAAGCGTGACTGCGGTGGACGAAAACCCGCGTTGTGTGCGTTTCATAACCGACACCGCCAGGCAATTTAATATGCAGGAGCTCAGTGCGATACGAGCCGATGTATTTCGATGGCTTACTCAGCCTCTCAGGCCTTTCCACCTGATTTTTGCCGATCCGCCTTACGACATGGACCCCGAACGGTTCCTGTTGCTGCCACAGATCATCCTCAGTGCCAACCTGCTGGCCAATGGCGGCTTGCTGGTGATTGAGCATCCCTCCTCGGTGGCCTTCAATGATGTACCCGGATTTTTTGACCATCGCCACTACAGCAAGGTCAACTTCAGCTTCTTCAGGAAATAA
- a CDS encoding cob(I)yrinic acid a,c-diamide adenosyltransferase has product MKIYTKTGDKGQTSLIGGTRVPKYHERIEAYGTVDELNAFIGLLRDYLESGDPNRDVLLNIQEKLFRIEAHLAEDPAGVKTRMMPSLTDADVQVLEQEMDRMNERLPELSNFILPGGHKVVSYCHVARTVCRRAERICTRLAAYNEVDDLDLKYLNRLSDYFFMLGRHYSQYYGVDEIIWKTRD; this is encoded by the coding sequence ATGAAAATTTACACCAAGACTGGCGACAAAGGCCAAACCTCACTTATAGGCGGCACACGCGTACCAAAATACCATGAACGCATCGAGGCTTACGGAACAGTTGACGAGCTCAATGCCTTTATCGGACTATTGCGCGATTACCTCGAGTCCGGCGACCCTAACAGGGATGTGTTGCTCAACATACAGGAAAAACTTTTCCGGATTGAAGCACATCTGGCTGAAGATCCGGCAGGTGTGAAGACCAGGATGATGCCTTCGCTCACCGATGCGGATGTGCAGGTACTCGAGCAGGAGATGGACCGCATGAACGAGCGCCTGCCTGAGCTTAGCAATTTCATCCTGCCAGGTGGGCACAAGGTTGTTTCGTATTGCCATGTTGCCCGCACGGTGTGCCGCAGGGCCGAACGTATTTGCACGCGACTGGCCGCGTATAACGAAGTAGATGATCTCGACCTGAAGTATCTCAACAGGTTGTCGGACTACTTCTTTATGCTCGGACGACACTACAGCCAATATTACGGGGTGGATGAAATAATCTGGAAAACAAGAGATTAG